The Micromonas commoda chromosome 6, complete sequence genome includes the window TCACGGTACGCGCGGTTCACCCCACTCTCCAAGTTGGGCTCCGCGTAGGGCCTCAGCCCGGTCCAGTCGAAGCACGTCGTGTGGTACTCGCACGTGGCACCAAACTTGCGCGATGTCACAGACAGGGCCTCCCACTCCGCCCTGAGCTCTTCCGGGCACGGTATGAAAGAACCGTCGTCCGCTTTGATGTACCTGTGGCCGTCCTCCTGATTCGCGCGCTCGCTGGCGCACACCGAGCACTCCTCGCAAACGAGCTCGTTGGGATTGTACGCGGTCCAGTTGCCTGTGTTCCAGTCGTACAGCCACATGTCGTTGAGGTAGTCACCGTTTGGTACCCTCACCTTGCCCCCGAACACGAACATCCTGGACTCGTCGGACACCATTGCGGTGTGGCCGCTTCGACCCGGGGGGCCGTAGTCCCCGTGAAaaccgcgatcgccgagtGGTTCCACCCTGGCCCAGACGTTCGAAGCTAGCGCGGGCCTGGGCACCTGCacgccggggaggaggagcgctAGCAAGAAACATAGCGCAAGGTGGCACACGGCCCTCCCGGTTCGCGGAAAGGGAATCCCCGCTCCCATGACGTTCCAGCGCGCCCGTGTATGACGCCGTTGTTGATTTTGTTAAGTTTACCTTCGTACAAGAACTCTGACACAGAGTCAGGAGGAGCCGCACGGGGTGGTGCTACAGGTATGGGGCGGCTAAGTGTGGCTGCATCTGTCAGGGATTGGGTGAGTTCGAGCGATAcagaggaagccgccgcgatcgccgaagACGCCTCGACATCTGGCTGCGCGTCCCTCTGGTCGGCCCTTCGAGGCGAGGCGGGACTCcgatcgcgggcggggaaatcgcgccgagcagctTCGCAGGTCGTTAGCGCGCTGGTGCTCGAGAACGATCCGTGCGTGACGGGAGATGAGTCCATCCGAGAGACGGCTGACATCCTCTTGGCTATAGCGCGAGACGATGACAGGCCCGAGATCCGCAGCGTGGCTCTCCGGGTCGCTGCGGAGGTGCTCACCGTGCGCTGGAGGACAAAGCTGCAGAACTACGACTCTGGTCTCCCGAAGGATGCCGCTTCCCTGATCGCAGCCGCTGCGGCTGGCAGGTATCCATGGGAGGAAGCAGATctggtcgacgacgatgagcgaGATGCTCGTGCGGCGGTGATTGATGCCCTTGACTTAGTGGCATCAACGGAATCGCCTGAGATCGCCAACAGTATCGCTCGTCGGGTTGCGACTGCCTGTGAGAAGGTGAAGGAGTTTCTCGGTGCCGACGGCACACGGGGAAGTATTGGTGCTCGAGGATTCGCGATACATTCAGAGGTTGTCAGAGAAGCTGTGAAGGCGAGCATCGGACTATTAGTGCTAAGTGTCTCCAGCGGAGGTCTGCGACTCCCCGTGGCTGGCGTTATGCCGCAGCTGATCCTCTCAACGAGCGTCATCTTGGGAGCTGCTGAGTGTGGTGGAGACGCCGATGTCTTTCGAGACTGCCGCAGACTTCTCAGCGGAATCGCCCACGCTGCACCTTTGCTCCCTGAAGGTCTGATGTCTGTTGGCCGCGGTGTGAGAGAATCCGTGAGAGGACTGGAAGACCGAGACGAAGACAAGAGGTCCCGCGATGAGGTCTTAGCCATACTTAAGGGCGTCACAGTTGTTGCTGAGTCCATCGCCTCAGGGAAGACAGGCACGGGGAGCACGAAGCATCACCGCATGTTCAACGCCGCTGCACACGCCCTCATCAGTCAGCTCGAGCCGCCCTCGAACATCGTGGCATCCACTGCCCGGGGAGATCCAGCGTTGGATCTACTTGCTGATCCTTCGGCGGCAGCATCCGCGCCACAGCTTGCTGAAATAGCCACAGCTCGCATACGCGCGTTGGAAGCGACAATCAGTGTCGTGCCAGCGGAGGATAGGCAACCTCCAAAGACACTCAGAAAGGATGGACACGCGTGGGAACGTAAGTCGCTAGAATCTACGAAGACCGACCCGGTATCTCGAAGACCTCTCATCATCGAGTTGATTGATGAGAACGAACCTATGGCAGATGTTGACAACGATGAAGCTCTGGATGAAGAGACAGAAGTCATGAGCCTCGCTACTGGTGTTGCAATGATTGCGGCTGCTTATTGCAGAGGTACAGAGTTGCATGGCGCGGGCGGATTACCAAAGTGGAGCTCGAATGAGGCTTCAGCAGCTGGCAGGAGTTTGCTTGGGCTAATGTTTGATAACGATGCAAACGGTGGTGCGGATGAATCTCGCGGCTTTGGCGATGCCATTCGTGACTGCTTAGCCAGATGCCTTGGCGAGGCAGCTGCATATCTTGCTTTCTCGCTTGCGATCGAACCTGAGCCGCGATGGGGCGGTCTTGCTGGAAGTCGCGATGATCGCGAATCTCGTCCTCTGGCGCCTGATCTTCCACCCCACCTTCCAAAGCAGCTTGCGAAACCGACAACAGAATCAGCTTTTGTAGCTTCTGTGCGTCTTCGATGGCTGATCGAATCTTCTGGGTACCCTTCGCTCGGAAGAGCTGTCAAATCCGAAAACCAAGATGCAAGCGCAATGATTTCCCGCATCGTGCCGTGCGTCCTTCGTGCAATGGACCACACTAGCTCTGCCGTTCGTCGTGAGGGATGCGCTGCTCTGGTTGCTCTCATCTCAGCCACCAATCGAACTGAGCTCCGCTGGCACGGTGCTGCCCTACTCGACGCGGCCTCTTCGACGCTGTCAGGATCAACTGCAGAAGTATTTGGAGCGGCAGCAGCGGCCCATACCCGCGCAGCGGTTGCGGTGTGTGCCGATGATCCTAGAGATCCTGGGTTGATGTCGGCCCTTGAGGCTATGATACAGGCGGCGAGTTCACGCAACCACGAGGTtgccgtcgccaaggcgtgGGTACTCGAGTTCCCCACGCTCTTGTCTGCATTGAAACTGGGTGCCGCCGCACATCTTGGACGATTGTTTCCTCCCCTTCTCGAATGGCTTCATGCACGAGACGATGCAACCGCAATCGGTGCCGCTTCTTGCCTCGAACTTCTATGCATGATGACATGGCCACGTGTACCCAATCACGCTGCTTCCATCTGGTCAGATATTGCCCGTGCTTACACAGAGGCTGATGCTCGCGGGGGAGGCCAGACGACTCAACTTTTTCGGACCACCCTTGAGCGTCTTGCTGCTATCGTCCAGCTTGCCTCTGGAGAGAAATTTGAAGAAGTATGGCGAGCGGCTTGCATTGAGCCAATCCCTGCTCAGCTTGCACCTCTCATTTCGTTCCTCGAGAACCTTCCGGGTAGAGATGGTGTTTCAAATGAATGGCATGTGCAGGCGTAGATACTATTCATAGCTACCTCTAGAACTAGGTGTTAGATTAGGTGATGATATTCGGCCATCATGAAGAAGACCTCACAACCTTCCTTTCAGGGAGGATAACCGCAGCAAGTCGATTCTCACGATGACCACCACATCCGTCGATGATTATACGCCGGTCCCGCATCTCAAGGATACCGTGATGTCCACTGGCAATTATCACATCTTCGGGCGTGTCCTCAGGAAGATTCATGACGTTCGCCCTCCCCTGAAGTGCCTCCACCCAAGCTTGGTTCACTCTCCTTTGCCGCAGAGCTGTCATCTGAACATCAAACGGACAATCAGTCTCCAAACCGGCGTGCACGGCAACCAGCTTCTTCCCATGCTCTTCTGCGTCTTCCACTTCAACAACGAATTCTAGCGACTCTAGTATTTTCTTATGCTCCACGGGCACCTTCTTCAGGAGATCTTCGCGGTCACCGGGAGCAGCAGAGTAAGAAGTGAACGTCGTGTGACTGTCAAATGCGTTGATGCCGTCATTGAAACCCTCCCTCGAGAAGGCGCCCCAACGCCGACCCTGCAAATGCATTCCAAGATGTGCTTGTTTACTGGATGAGTCTTCCCATAAAGGGTATTCCGCTCGGCGAGGTTTAAACTCTCCCTCTTCCACAGCTCCGTCCGTGATTGGAATAAGACCGAGGAAGGTGGCGAACGCAAAGTCGTGGTTCCCAGCGAGATGCCTCACATCTTGTCTTGGGTGCTTGTCCTTGAGGGAAGACAAGAAATTGAACACCCCTGATGTTTCTGGACCTCGGTCACACAGATCTCCGAGGAAAATGACCGTCGATGTTTCGAATCTCTCGGTTCCCAGCTCCAGCTTTAGCTAACCCCAGAGCGACGTGAGCTTGTCGAGATGGCCAGGACGTCCCCGATGAGAATCGTAGaccgacccgtcgtcgttgatTGCATGGCAGTCACGAGACCACTACCTGCTCTTTGTGCTGGAGGAAAGATACCGCGACCCTTACTCGGGGACGTgccacgcgtcggcgagcgcagCATGGGCGGCGCAAGGAAGCCTGTTCAGCAGTGTCAACCTCATTGTAGTGTCTTTTCAGAATTTTGAGGTTGTCGTTGTCACAATATTTCACGATGTTCGAGAAAGACACCCTCTCTCACAAGGCACagcgcggggtcgtcgctGACTTCAGTTCGTGCGCTCGACCGAGCTGGCCGGGTACGTATTAAGCACCCGGTAGCCCGCTCGGGGAGCTTAGGACCTGATGAAGAGGTGAACAACCGCTAACTTAAGACCGCTGTTCGCCTCAGATCGACCGAAAATATGGAGGTCATCGCCGTAACCGCCCTGGCCGCCGTCCCCATCACCCACGGCGTGGCGGGACATCGACTCCACAAGAATGCGACGAACCCTTGGCGTTTCAAGAACATATTCTTTAGTGGTGGATACAGGTTCATGACCTTCCAAGGCTTCAGCTGGAGCTTCTTCGTCTTGGCCCTCGTTATGGCCTTCGGTCGAATGTTTCTTCACGTCGACCAGATGTCTGTGGTGCGCACTCACGTCAACGAGCGTTCATTGCTTGGGGGGTCCATCTGTTCGGCTCTCATCAGCGAGGTTCTCATGGTTTCATCACTGCTCACGTATCATCGCGGTCATCACGCACGACCTGGGCAAGGTCACAGGCGAACCCCCTCCGCGATGTTACAAGTGCTGCAGACGAGCGGAACAGCAATTATCACCTCGTTGTGCTTCATTCTGGCCTTGGTCGGGTTCGGGCTTCTGATGGCGGCGCATCGCTCCCAAGCGAAATCTCCAATCGCGCAGCTTATGTTTGTTGCCCTAGCCCTGTCTTGTTTTGCCATCGCTGTCCCGGTGACGCACGGGGTTGGAGGTCGACTTAGGTTTGCTCTAACGGAGACTTGGTCGTTTTACAATCCAGGTCGCGGAGGACTACGCTTCATGCTGTTGCAGGGTTTCGGATGGGCGTGTTTTGCCTTCAGCGTCGCAGGTTGCGCAGTGACCGCAGGCATGATGATTCGAAGCGGATCGGCTGCTATTTTTGGCCGAATTGGAGAACcgatcggcgacgatgacctcAAAGTAATCGCCGTTGCGTCTGGAGTAGCAGGAGGTGCTGGCTTTGCCGCTCAGATTATATTGGCGTGTTCACTCCTGCACTTTCAACCACAATCGTCTGCACCCGCGAGTGCTGCTGAATCCATCTCTGCTCTGAATGACTCCTCAGTCGAAAGAGCATCGTCAACTCAATCATCTTGGCAGGGTTTCTTCGAAATGCTGCTCGTGTTGCATGTCATCCACGCCCCACACCTCCTTCTCATAGCAATCATCGCTACAGTGCTCATCGCAGCACCCAGTTTGGCCTGGAGTGCCACAACATTTGCTATCCTGGGCGTGGCGTACTCGCCAACTTTCATAGGAGCACCAGGGTCCACGGGTATGCGAACGTGGACGGCATTTCAGCTGTGGGCTACGAGGGTCGTAGAAGATGCAGCACGGCGCTGGCATGGCGAGTGCCGAGTGGTGCGAGATGGATCATGGAGGAAAAGTAAACGGGAGGAGCGTCGGTACATCT containing:
- a CDS encoding predicted protein, whose amino-acid sequence is LKLELGTERFETSTVIFLGDLCDRGPETSGVFNFLSSLKDKHPRQDVRHLAGNHDFAFATFLGLIPITDGAVEEGEFKPRRAEYPLWEDSSSKQAHLGMHLQGRRWGAFSREGFNDGINAFDSHTTFTSYSAAPGDREDLLKKVPVEHKKILESLEFVVEVEDAEEHGKKLVAVHAGLETDCPFDVQMTALRQRRVNQAWVEALQGRANVMNLPEDTPEDVIIASGHHGILEMRDRRIIIDGCGGHRENRLAAVILPERKVVRSSS
- a CDS encoding predicted protein, which codes for MADVDNDEALDEETEVMSLATGVAMIAAAYCRGTELHGAGGLPKWSSNEASAAGRSLLGLMFDNDANGGADESRGFGDAIRDCLARCLGEAAAYLAFSLAIEPEPRWGGLAGSRDDRESRPLAPDLPPHLPKQLAKPTTESAFVASVRLRWLIESSGYPSLGRAVKSENQDASAMISRIVPCVLRAMDHTSSAVRREGCAALVALISATNRTELRWHGAALLDAASSTLSGSTAEVFGAAAAAHTRAAVAVCADDPRDPGLMSALEAMIQAASSRNHEVAVAKAWVLEFPTLLSALKLGAAAHLGRLFPPLLEWLHARDDATAIGAASCLELLCMMTWPRVPNHAASIWSDIARAYTEADARGGGQTTQLFRTTLERLAAIVQLASGEKFEEVWRAACIEPIPAQLAPLISFLENLPGRDGVSNEWHVQA